In the genome of Bradyrhizobium sp. CB3481, the window CGACCTGAACCTGATCAAGGGCAAGGCGGCGGACGGGCGCAGCACCCGGTCGATCGCCAAGGAAGTTGGGGTCCAGCCGCGGATTGTCAGCCTTTGGCGGCATCGCTATGCCGACCAAGGCCTTGAAGGGCTGCAAGACAAGCCGCGGCCCGGCAAGCAGCCTATCTATACGAAGACGACCGACAAGCGGATTCTGAAGCTGCTGGATAAGCCGTCCCCGCAAGGATTTGCGCGCTGGACCGGCCCTCTGCTGGCCGAAGCGCTCGGCGAGGTTGACGTCCAATATGTCTGGCGGTTCCTGCGCAGCCACAAGATTGACCTCGCGGCTCGCAGGTCCTGGTGTGAGAGCAATGACCCGAACTTTACGGCCAAAGCCGTCGATGTCGTTGGCCTTTACGTCGCCCCGCCGGCGAAGGCTATTGTGCTCTGCGTGGACGAGAAGCCCTCGATCCAGGCTTTGGAGCGAGCGCAGGGCTATCTGAGTTGCCCAATGGCCGCGCCTTGACCGGCCAGAGCCACGATTACAAGCGGCATGGCACCACAACATTGTTTGCCGCGCTCGAAGTCGCCACCGGAAAGATCATCGCTACGCATTCCAAACGCCGTCGCCGTGTCGAGTTTCTCGATTTCATGAACAGCCTCACCGCGGCCTTTCCGGGCCGAAAGCTTCACGTCATCCTCGACAAACTCAACACCCACAAGAAGAATGAGAACTGGCTCAAGGCCCACCCCAACGTGCAATTCCATTTCACGCCGACAAGTGCGTCCTGGCTCAACCAGATCGAGGTATGGTTCTCAATCTTGCAGGGGCAATCGCTCAGCGGCACCTCCTTCACAAGTCTCAAGCAGCTCCAGGAACACATCGATGCCTACGTCAACGCCTACAACGACAAAGCCGAGCCCTTCGTCTGGACCAAGAAAAAGGTCCGTCAACGCCGTTTCAAAGGCCGCCGTATCACTCAGCTCTGATTCCGGGTATTAGCGCCACTGCTCGACCGCTCGCCAGCGCATCTTTCCTCTGGTGAGCGGCAGCGCGTCGCCATCGGCCGGACGCTGTTGTCTCAACCCAGGCTGCTGGTGATGGACGAGCCGCTTGGCGCGCTTGACCGATGCGCCAGGATCGCCCGCAGCAGCTTCTCCGGCGGGATCGACGGCCGCCCAATCGGCGAATAGAGCGCGGCAAACTCGCGCTCCAGCACCGACAGTGCCTCGTTCACAATCTCTGGATCGCTCGCAGCGGATGATCACGCCGCACCCGCGCCTCCAGATCAACGTAGCTGAACAGCTCGCCTGTTCGATTGTCGCCGCCGCGCACGCACCATCTCCGAATCGCATCGCAGGCCAATTAATCATGCTCGCCGGTCGGCGGCGAGCGCCCTTTTTCAACAGCCTGCTCTCATGTTTGCTGTCAAGCGACTCGATCAAGCGGAGCCGCTTCCGGCTGAGCGCCCGGACGCTGGACTTCGAAGGTGCCCACGGTAGGAGCCAGGGCCAAAGACGACGGTTGATCAAGCTCTCATGCGCGGGTTGAATACCGCATGACCGTGGTTTCGTCTTAGGGCTGCCTCGGTCTAGGGGGCGAGCGTCGACAATGCCGGCTCATAACAGGCCACGAGGATTCCCCACCGCGCCCTGCCTCCTGCCCTGGGCACCGATATGGTCGAGCAGCGCTCTTCGAGCAACGCAGCCCTTCGAGCCCTCAAACCGTCGATAACCAACCATCCGTCGGACCACGGCTCCGTTCTTCTGTTCGACAAATGCCTGGTCGTTCTTGCGGTAGGGTCGGCAACGCGTGAAGACAATGTTCGCCTGCTCGCAATACGCTTTCAGCGTTTTGCTCGCGCATCAGCAACGGCGCACACTCCGTCCAGCCGGTCGCAATATCGGTGAGCACCAGCGTCTGGATAAAGCTGCCGCGCGCCGAGGGCCCGCTGTGGGCGACCAAATCGGCGTCGACAAAGCCCGGCGCCGGATCCTTCCAATCGGCGGACGTCCGTACCGGGATGCTCCGTCGCAATGCGCTCGCCACCGGCCGCCGGCGTTGGCGCCCACCCTCCTGTCGGATCTTGCCCAGCGCCCGGTCGATCGTCGACGCGCTCATCACCAGCAGCTTCGCGCGGATTTCTGGCGCCAGGCTCATGTGGCCGTTCCGTTCCATCGACTCGATCAGGAGCGGCAGCAGCGCTTTCAGTCTCTTGCCGCAAATCCGGTCCGATGCCTCCCAAAGAACAACCAGCGCATTTCGTTCAGCTTCCTCGTAAATCCGGCGACGCGTGCGCCGAACCGAGGATTGCCCGATATCGCCTCGGAGCAGGCGCATCGCATGCTTTCGATGGAAGCCGGTCACAACCACACACTCGTCGAGAATTCGCGCCTTCTCCGCGCGGCTCGCCTCTCTGTAGCGCTGCTCCACAGCGGCCGTCAGCTCTCTTCGAGTCGCCATGCTCAGTTGCCTCATTGTCGCCCCCGCAGTCCCATCCCACTGGGGAGCAAATTACGTGAGGCAATGGCCCAACATTCAGGAACATTTCAGCCGGCGCAATGCGAGTTCCATCCTGTTTGCCGCGCGGCAATCGCGTCGGCATGTAGAATGGAGGGCGGCAATGAGGGACCTCGCGACATATACGCTCCTCCGATTGTGCATCTGCATTGATCGCATCCTGGGTTCAATCTAGATCGTCTTGCGACCGCGCGAGATCTATATCACGAGGCGCTTGCTAGCCTTCTGTACATGGCAAATCCACCGCATCACCTCGAGCGAATCGCATTCCACCTTTCGAGCATTCTGGACAATCAGCGTCCTTACGCGGTTCGACCAAGTGCAGCTTCCCGCTCAGGGCATTGATGTGCTGGTAGTGCAAGGGACGATCAGCGCGCAGACTCAGATAATCCATTAGAAAATCATTCACGGCGTGCCCCGCGGAGAGCGCATTAAGACTGATAACGCTGGGGTTCGGCTCCTCAACGCCATAAGCCTGCGCCTTTCGTTCCGCATCTGTCTTGGCCTCTTTGGCCAAGAGATTAGGATCAATCAGCTGATTGCACCAAAGGCAACCCGCACCTGGACGAATCGGGCGAATGGCACTGAACGCATCGATCACCCGCCCCTGCTCATCAGCGCGGATTTTCGAGCCCAGCTGAACAGCTGGAATAAGATACTGATGAACCAGCGCGTTCACTACTAAGCGTGCCCGCATTGAGTCCGCCGCAAGGAAGATATAATCGCAACCTTTCAGGCGATCTGCCACTGAAGCTTTGGTCACATCCGCATTGAAGTGCTCGATGTGAGCGGATGGATTGGCCTGCTGGATAAGGCGCCGCGCCAACTGAACCTTGGGCGTCCGATTTGCAGCATCGGAATGCGATGCTCCGATAAGTCGTGCAAGGTTGGACGCTTCAACCGCATCGTCATCAACAAGCGTGAAGTGACCGACGCCCAAGCGCGCCAGGTATTCCACTACAAGGCTACCGATCCCGCCTAGGCCGATCACCGCAACATGAGCGCGCGATAAGGTCTGCTGGCCCACTCGACCGAACATACGAATCTGGCGATCGTATTGATCGTCCATCGAGCTCAAATTTCTCGATAGATGCGGTGCGAGACGATCAATCTTCATACCAACTACGCTCGCCTGATCGAGTTCGCAACGGCTGCCGTCTGGCATCCAGAGATCTGCCTGCATGGCCCGCCGCCCCAATACCAGAGCACCAACCGGCTTGCCTTTGGCGATTTGCAAGAGAGCTGGATAGCCGCGCTCATGAGATCGGACATCGATATCGCTGAAGCCGACCTGCCGATCGCTGCCGTGATTATGAACGGCCAAATAGACTAACCGCTCGTCGCGGGCGCGCGTAATCAGCCGATGAATGAATTGCGGCGTTAGGGCGCGGTGACCGATTGCGCCCGCTACATAGTCGACCCCGTCCTTAGCCAGATGCACTTCCCGAACAGTGAGGAGTGGAATCGTATCAAGTTCGGACAGACCAGCGAGTAGGATGGCTCCGTGCTCATCACCATCCTCCTGGTAGAGATGATGCCAAAGTAACTCGTAATCCGGACGGGTGATGTGGAGCCTGCACTTGGACATCACGACGTTCTCTCTAAGAAATCCAGAACCTTGAGAACCTTGGCACAAACTTTTTGCTTGCCGTTCTGGGCCGTGCTGTTGCGGCGGGAGATCTGCAGCGCCGGCCTTCCTTCGAACGCATGTCCTGCAGTGACCGGCGGCGCAAAGCCCTGACCGTCAGCGCGCCGAACCTCCCCACCGATAAACATGGGATAGATGTCGGCATAAGGATATTGCGCCGGGATGTGAAAGCCGACCCACGTCTTGTTAGGGACAAACCGGTCGCTAAGCACGACCGGGTCGACCGTTAGATAGACGCCGCCCTGCCCATCATCCCGCGTGTTGAGGGAGGCAGAGGGAAACTGCTTCTTCAGATCTTCGATGGCGGCAGAAACTTCCACTTTCATGGCAATTTCTGCCTAGGAGTTATCGTCCGGCGCGATCGCCGTGAACCGAAGATGTTCGCGCAGACGGACGACGTCATGATCGCCGACGATACGGCTGGTACCGTTAGGCAGTTCCTCCTGCAGCACAAAATTGGGCTGGATCGCCACACCTTGAGCAATGGCGGCGGCCTTGATCTCTGTGCCGCTGGCGGAGTGGCCTATGAGGTTCACCGACTGTTCGTTGACGGTGATTATGACTACGTGTTCAGGCTTTCGCGCCACGAACACCATTTGATCTTGGAGTTCTACCGGCTCATGGTCTTCGACGCGGCGATGGGTACCATCGTGGAGCACCTGGTCCAGCAAATAGTCATTGCCGATCTGAACGTCCTGCTCGATCGCAGCGATCTTGATTTGCTCGCCCATTTCACGCGGGCCCAGCAGCTTTACCGGGCGCTCGTTCACTTTCACCGTCACCAAGTGGTTGCGTCCGAGGCCTTCCGTCTCAAGGATATCCGCGCGTTCGGTAGCCATACGTTTTCTCCTTGCAATTTCGAAGTCGAATTGCTATTAAGCAATAAATAGCAACACCGAAAGAGAAAGTCAATTGCTAAATGGCAATTTCCGAAACTGCAAGAAACGCCAATAACACCAAGGGCTTTAACGGAGATGCCTTCTATCGAGCGCTGGAGACGACCGTTCAAGCCCGCGATGTCAACTGGAAAGAGGTATCAGAAGCAACCGGCGTTAGCGCTTCGACCCTGACACGCATGGCGCAGGGACGGCGTCCGGACGCGGCTAGTTTGGCCGCGCTTTCTGCCTGGGCGGGGCTTAATCCGTCGGATTTTGTCGACGCGCCCTATCGCGCTAGCCCACCAGAGCCATTGGTGCAAATTTCTAGCCTTTTGCGGGCTGATCCGGCCTTGGACGCTGAGGCCGCGGAAGCAGTGGAAGCAATCGTACGCGCGGCTTACGAGCGCCTGAAGAGGCCCCTCAAGTAAGCCCGCTAACCCCTCAGCATTTTAGCTGCCACTGACGGCTTTCTGCTGCTTGCAAACGCCTCTCCTCCACGACCTTGACGATGTCGGGGATTACGTGCTCGTCCATCTCTTTGAGGAACTCCTGCACCAACTTGGCATCGACAGGCGCAAGCCCCTGAAGTACTTCAGGTTTTTCATTTGTTTTGTCGTGTGCATCGTCAGCCATCGGTGATCTCCCTCAAGTCGAGAATGGGCTTCGCCGCCCATCGATAACGCTATTTCGTCTGAGTTGGTCGCAAGTTGCGGTCCATGCGCGAGAACCCTCCATGACCGGTATTGGCAAGTTGCATGCCACCCATGCCGGAACCCGCCTGACCAACCTGCTTCCGATCGAAAATCAAGGCGTCGGTGCGGCTGTGGAACAGCCAGAGGGGCATCTGCTCGCGTAAGCTGGCCGTGGCGTCGATCACCGCCCGCGCTTCAACCCTTCCATTAGCCCACTGTTCCTCCGTTGAAAACTCCACTACCCAGATAAACTGGGCGTACGGCAGCGTCATGATGTACTGCAGGAGTTTCGGATCAAATTCCGATGCATGCTCTCGCGCGAAATGGCGGTAAGACGAGCCGGTGGTGATGAAGTAGCGGATGATAGTGTCGTCCTTGGGTGGGAGACCGAGGGCGGGACCCAGCTTGAACAAGGCAGGAGCCAACCGATCAACGGCGTCGGCCGGATAGTAGACCTTCTCAGGAAGCGCCACGATAAAGGCGTCAATTGCCTCCGCAGCGTAAGGACTTCCGATCGACTTCGGAATGGACATGTACGGCAAATAGTTGTCGTCGACGACGGCAAGCGTTTCAACTTCATCCCAAGCATACCGGAGACGGGCGTGACCTTTCACCGGTTGACGCCATTCGTAGCCCACGAGCGCGACCGCATGGCGACGCGAATGCATCGCGGCGAACAGAGGGAAGCCAGATTCTACGTACGCAATCAGTTGCCGATAGAACGGATGGTCCTTAGTGCCTGTCGTGGCGTTGCGCGCGATATGGATAGGGAACGTGCCGGCCTCTTGAAACACGCGTTCGGCATGAGCGATCTGCAATCCTTTAGACGGCACCAAACCGCCCGGATTGAACTCGTGAGCCATCATCGTGATCTCATGGACCAAATATTCTCGATGAACGTTGTAGCGCTCGCTGTAGTGCCGCAAGATGGACCAGCAAGCAGCATGCGCGCACACAGAAATATCGACATGCTGATCCATCGAAGGAAAGCCGCGTATCACAAGCTTATAGCCGAGCAGATGCACCTTATGGTCGGCAGCGATGATGAAACGACCCGCGCCGTTGCGGATGTCCGGAGAGAGCACAGTCCTGCCGATTGTAGCAATGCCGGTCGGCCGCAATACCATGTAGCCGAAGTAATGATCATTGAGCTCGCGATCGGGACAAACTACCGCAAAGTTGGCGTCATCGAACTTCACAGTCTGGTCAAAAAAATGCAGCCGCACGCAGTCGCCGCGATAATGCTGCCCCTTCTTTGAATAGAAATTATAGTAGGTGCTGCGATAGTCTTTATCGATGTAGTTGTACTCAATGAGGACGCCCTTCACTGCATCCGAGATCCCCTGGCTCAGAATCTTTGCGACCCGGTCTGGGTTGTACTCGGAGGTGATGTGATTAGATAACTGCGCGAGATCGGCGCTCGTCGCCAGAGAAATCCACTTATACATTAGAATCCGTCGTGGTCAGAAGCGACGCGCATATGCATCGTAGTAAAAGTCATCATTAGAAATCCTTGATCAAAAAAGGCGATTCCCTCCTACCGCCGGCTACACGGAGGTGTAAGCCACCGGCTCATCTTGGTCAAATCTAGAGGATGAGGCGTCCTAAACCGGCTGGCTGGTGAAGGTCACTTGGAGCTCAGTTAGGGCGTGGTCGAGTAGCTCGGCCATTTGGCATTGCCCTCACATATCCGGGCGAGCGGCTTTCCCGCACCCGGCTCTTCCCGAGAGTAACCCGCGTCATATCCGCGGCGATGGAGGCAAGCGATGAGTGAGCGCGTCAAGATTACGCCAAGTCATCTCTCTCGACAGGCTGTCGTCTATCTGCGCCAATCCAGCGCCGCACAGGTCGAGCACAACCGCGAATCAACGGACCGGCAATATGCGCTTGCCGGCAAAGCGCGTGACCTCGGCTGGCCCGATGAACGCATCATCGTTATCGACGAGGATCTTGGCCTCTCCGGTTCGGGCTCGGTGGCGCGTTCGGGCTTTGCCCGCCTCACCGCCGAAGTGGCGCTCGCGCGTGTCGGCCTGGTGCTCGGTCTCGAAGTCTCGCGGCTCGCGCGCAATAACGCCGAATGGTACCGCCTGATTGATCTGGCCGGATTTACCGACACGTTGATCGGCGATGCCGACGGCAGGCCGTCTTCAACGATCGCCTCTTGCTGGGGCTCAAGGGCACAATGAGCGAAGCCGAACTGCACGTGCTGCGGGCTCGCCTCAACGGCGGAATCCGCAACAAGGCGGCGCGTGGCGAACTGCGCCGCGGCCTGCCGGTCGGCTTCGTCTGGGGCGAGGCTGATGGCGAGGTCCGCCTCCATCCCGATGAGGCCGTCGTTACCGCCGTTCGCAGCGTTTTTGCGCGCTTTGCCGAGATGGGATCGGCGCGCCGCGTTTGGCTCTGGTTTCGGTCCGAGCGGCTCACGTTCCCGCTGCAGCTGCACGCCCGTGCGGATATCCGCTGGGTCGAGGCAAGCTACACCGCCATCCACCAGGTCTTGACCAATCCCGTCTATGCCGGCGCCTATGTCTATGGCAAAACGCGCCAAGAGACGATTCTCGATGGCACTGGTGCGCGCAAGAAGCGGATTCGATTCTTGCCGCGTTACCAATGGCAGGTTCTCATCCCCGAGCATCATCCAGGGTTCATCGACTGGCAGACCTATGAAGCAAATCAGCAACGTCTTGCCGCGAACACGCGACCCCAGCCGCACAAGGGCGGCGGCGCTGTGAGAGGGCGGCGCCCTCCTGCAAGGTCTTGCCAGTTGCGGCCATTGCGGCCGCCGCCTGCATACCCACTATCGCGGACGCAATTCTTCACTGGTTATCACTGTGCTGGCAAAGTGCTGGTCGAGAACCGAGGCGTCTATTGCCTCAACATCGGCGGCGTTCAAATCGATGACGCCATCACCCAGGCGTTCATCGCCGCCTTAGAACCCGCAAAGCTGGCCGCGACACTCACCGCCGCGGAACGGCTTGAAGCGGATCGCCAGGCGGCGCTCAAACGATGGCGACTTGCGGTGGAACGCGCCAGCTATGAAGCCCAACGCGCAGAACGCCGCTATCGCGCTGTCGACCCCGACAACCGACTGGAGGCCGCAAAGGCCGATCTTGCGCGTCGCGAGGCCACTCGCCCTCATATAATCAGCCAACAGGAGCATGACCGCCTGCTCGTGCTTGGGCCTGATCTCATCTCCGTCTGGAACGCAAGCACGACGACGCCGCGCGACCGGAAGGAGTTGTTGCGAACGCATCGACGAGGTCATCATCAAAGTCGATCGCAGTGCCTTTGCCGCCCATTTGACGCTGCGTTGGAAGGGCGGTGCGCTGACCGAGATCGATCTCGCCCTGCCCCGGTCGCGGCCAGCGACGATCCGCACGGACGAGGACACCGTTGCGCTCCTGCGACGACTGGCCGTGCATTATTCCGATGCTGTAATTGCCGGCATCCTCAACCGGCAGGGCCGCACGACCGCCTATGGCCACCGCTTCGACCGCAACCGCGTCGGTAATTTGCGCCGGCACTGGAAGATTTCAAGCTTCCAAGAAAACCCGCAAACCGCCGGCGATCTTCTGACCATCAAGCAAGCCGCCGACGCGCTTGGTGTCGCTCCCTCGACGATCCATCGTCTGCTCAACGACGGCATGATCGCCGGTGAGCAGCTCACGCCTGGCGCTCCCTGGCGCATTCGGCTGACCGATGAACTCAAGGTGCGCTTCAACGGCGAAACGCCCGACGGCTTTCTGCCGATGCGCGAGGCTATGTGGGCGCTTGGAGTCTCGCGCCAAACCGTATTGCAGCGAGTCAAGCGCGGCGAACTCGAAGCCGTGCACATTATGCGCGGGAAGCAAAAAGGACTCCGCATCAAGGTCTTAACCCCGCAATCCAGCCTGTTCGACCCAAACCGCATGAACCAGGGTGTATTATGAAGCCACGTCCAAATAATCCTTCAGATCCGCGTCTACGATCCACTCGTTCCCAGCCTGTATTTCGCGCCAGATCTTGGTTAGCGCATCGGCTGTCTTTCGACCCTTCCGATACCCAAAACTGCTGGGATCAAAGACCTTCTCAAAGATCGGCTCCAAGCGATTGGCCAGCGCCTGTTGGCACACTCGATCATAGATCGAAGGTATGCCCAAAGCTCTGGTCTTGCCGGGAGCTCCTCTTTTCGGGATCTCCAACCGTCGCACGGGCAGCGGCTGATAGGTGTCATCTCGGAGCGAGCCGGCGTATGTGGGTGCCCGCTCGCCCGCATAGTGGGCCGCGCCTGAGATCGCGATGCATCCGCTCGATAGGCGCGGACGTGCATGAGCACGGGAGCGGACGGGACAGCGACCTCGCGCAGCTGTCGCTGAAAGGCTGCGGCGTCTGCCGACGAGTCGGCCGGAGCGGCATCCGTTTTGTTGACGCACCCGATTCATTATCTGCACTCATTTTCGAAGATGAAGGGGAGCGCTGATGGTTGCGCCTGGACTGGAGCCGACACATCGCCGGCGTTTGACGGTTCAGCTGCCAAGCGGAAGTGGGGTCACGGCGCACCCGATCGATTTTCAATCGGGCCCCGTTGTCGACCTGTTCGACGGAGCCCGCGCCGGCTTCGAGCTCATATAGGATTTCCTCTCGGTGATAACGGTCTGCTTGAATGCGTCACCATAGCGACGCTCTAGCACGAGACATTCAGGTAACTACATCCCGAGCCCCGCGAATTGCATCGATGCGTGCTCAGTCTCGAGAAGGGGGTACCACGGGGCGATGCTCAACAACGACTTACAGAACGCAGGCGTGAGCTTGCCACGGTGAATCACAACGTTCTCCTTCCCCGTCGCAGCTCGAGCGCTCTGCCAATCCCGATTGTAGCCACGCTGTTCATCGGACTTCACGTGGCAAGCGGCGAATTCGGCGTCACCCAGCGACGCCAACTGCCACGCATGTACCGGCCGCGTCGTATGGATGTGCACCCACATCGGGCTTGGCGGCCTACCATTGCGCAGCGGCTTGGGCTGCAGCTTGATCTCGAACAGCGTCCCTGGCTCGCCCTTCAAGGCGCGCGGTGGATCCACAGACGCCAGTTCCTCTGCCGCCCGCAACCGTTCAAGGTACTTCTGCGACGGAAACGCGTAGGTCTTCATGCAATCGATCGTGATCGCCGCCTTTCGCGCGTCCAATGAGTTTGCCTGTCCCTGAATCTCGGATAACATCGCCTTAAGCCGGACTATTTTTTCGTGCACTTCGGGCACTTGCGAAGGCGTGAGTAGGCCACGTCGGCGAGGCTCCTCCAGCGCGGCTACACAGGCCTCGATCTCGGCGGCCTGCGTCTGCAGGCGCTTAATGACGAGATCCACGACGTGGTCGGCGTCCTCGGGCTTTATTTGGCGTGCTTGCGAGACGGCCCTTTGCTGAGCCGGTAGATCGAACTGCAGCAGCTCGTCCAATCGCTTGAGTAATCCCGTCAGTGCTTTGCTGGAGGGCGGAGCTTGCCACATCTCCAGGTGACGGGTCGCCGAGAATGCGCCCCTCGCGCGTGCCTCCTCTGCGCTGGCGAGTTTCTTCGTACCGAGATCCGAGAGTACGATAATATTGGCTGTCGGGGCCGTCGCAGCATCGGGCCTGGCGAGCTGCGGCTCGCGCAGCCTGGCCGTTGAACTCCCCTCGCCTGCGGCCGGTGCGCGCTTGCTTTCCCCTTCCTCCGCGCCGCGTGGCCCTCCAGTCGCCAAGACAGTATTTTCCGGTATTGCAGCCTGGGCAGGCGGTTCAATCAGGACTGGCTTCTTTGGCTGCACTGCCAGAAATCGCGTGACTTCGTCCGCGGTGACCCATGCACCCTCTGCGATCTGGTCCAACAGTCCCAGTGGAAGGTCGGCACCGGCTCCGGCACCCCTTAGCCTGGCAACGATGCCGTGCGCCCCTGAGGCAAATTCCGAAAGCCGTTCCATGACTCCTTCCAGAACGGTGCAGTGCTCTGCGTCGAGTGCCTCTCCGTTGTTGTACAGAACGGCGTGAGCCGTAGAGAGAAATGCCGGAAAAACATCGTCGACAAACGTCCCGAGCAGACGCACCCGCCCGTTCTCACTCATGAGGGCGTCGCTCACGGCTGGTTCGAACGTGCTCGCCTGAGACTCGATCAGCAGTCGTGCGAGAGCAATCCGCGATTCCAGATACATGCAGTTCGTATAAAGTGCCCAGCCAGTATGCAGGCGGAGTGCGGCCTCTTCGGCCTTCCGCATCTCGGACGTAGTGCTTGGCAAGTTGGCAGTGGCCGCGCAGACGGACTGCATCCGATCCGAGCGCAGTACCTTCTTTCCCCACCATTCCATGCAGGCCAGGTAGTGCTTCGCCACACTGGATACCGCGTGGCTCAGCTGGGCGGGCGGAACGTTGGAATCTCGCATCTTGCCGAGCACGGCTGCGGCTTTCTTCCTGCTCGCCTCCAGGTCGTGACCAATCGAGG includes:
- a CDS encoding recombinase family protein, producing the protein MSERVKITPSHLSRQAVVYLRQSSAAQVEHNRESTDRQYALAGKARDLGWPDERIIVIDEDLGLSGSGSVARSGFARLTAEVALARVGLVLGLEVSRLARNNAEWYRLIDLAGFTDTLIGDADGRPSSTIASCWGSRAQ
- a CDS encoding helix-turn-helix domain-containing protein, encoding MAISETARNANNTKGFNGDAFYRALETTVQARDVNWKEVSEATGVSASTLTRMAQGRRPDAASLAALSAWAGLNPSDFVDAPYRASPPEPLVQISSLLRADPALDAEAAEAVEAIVRAAYERLKRPLK
- a CDS encoding recombinase family protein, encoding MSEAELHVLRARLNGGIRNKAARGELRRGLPVGFVWGEADGEVRLHPDEAVVTAVRSVFARFAEMGSARRVWLWFRSERLTFPLQLHARADIRWVEASYTAIHQVLTNPVYAGAYVYGKTRQETILDGTGARKKRIRFLPRYQWQVLIPEHHPGFIDWQTYEANQQRLAANTRPQPHKGGGAVRGRRPPARSCQLRPLRPPPAYPLSRTQFFTGYHCAGKVLVENRGVYCLNIGGVQIDDAITQAFIAALEPAKLAATLTAAERLEADRQAALKRWRLAVERASYEAQRAERRYRAVDPDNRLEAAKADLARREATRPHIISQQEHDRLLVLGPDLISVWNASTTTPRDRKELLRTHRRGHHQSRSQCLCRPFDAALEGRCADRDRSRPAPVAASDDPHGRGHRCAPATTGRALFRCCNCRHPQPAGPHDRLWPPLRPQPRR
- a CDS encoding ThiF family adenylyltransferase — encoded protein: MSKCRLHITRPDYELLWHHLYQEDGDEHGAILLAGLSELDTIPLLTVREVHLAKDGVDYVAGAIGHRALTPQFIHRLITRARDERLVYLAVHNHGSDRQVGFSDIDVRSHERGYPALLQIAKGKPVGALVLGRRAMQADLWMPDGSRCELDQASVVGMKIDRLAPHLSRNLSSMDDQYDRQIRMFGRVGQQTLSRAHVAVIGLGGIGSLVVEYLARLGVGHFTLVDDDAVEASNLARLIGASHSDAANRTPKVQLARRLIQQANPSAHIEHFNADVTKASVADRLKGCDYIFLAADSMRARLVVNALVHQYLIPAVQLGSKIRADEQGRVIDAFSAIRPIRPGAGCLWCNQLIDPNLLAKEAKTDAERKAQAYGVEEPNPSVISLNALSAGHAVNDFLMDYLSLRADRPLHYQHINALSGKLHLVEPRKDADCPECSKGGMRFARGDAVDLPCTEG
- a CDS encoding helix-turn-helix domain-containing protein; this translates as MHYSDAVIAGILNRQGRTTAYGHRFDRNRVGNLRRHWKISSFQENPQTAGDLLTIKQAADALGVAPSTIHRLLNDGMIAGEQLTPGAPWRIRLTDELKVRFNGETPDGFLPMREAMWALGVSRQTVLQRVKRGELEAVHIMRGKQKGLRIKVLTPQSSLFDPNRMNQGVL
- a CDS encoding multiubiquitin domain-containing protein, yielding MATERADILETEGLGRNHLVTVKVNERPVKLLGPREMGEQIKIAAIEQDVQIGNDYLLDQVLHDGTHRRVEDHEPVELQDQMVFVARKPEHVVIITVNEQSVNLIGHSASGTEIKAAAIAQGVAIQPNFVLQEELPNGTSRIVGDHDVVRLREHLRFTAIAPDDNS
- a CDS encoding reverse transcriptase domain-containing protein, with the translated sequence MNRVRQQNGCRSGRLVGRRRSLSATAARGRCPVRSRAHARPRLSSGCIAISGAAHYAGERAPTYAGSLRDDTYQPLPVRRLEIPKRGAPGKTRALGIPSIYDRVCQQALANRLEPIFEKVFDPSSFGYRKGRKTADALTKIWREIQAGNEWIVDADLKDYLDVAS